In the Clostridium gelidum genome, ATTAAAAAACATGATTAAAGGAACATCTTTTGCAATTGCTCAAGATGAAACTAGACCAATTCTTCAAGGAATCTTATTCGAAGTAAAAAGCAAAAACTTAAATTTAGTTGCTCTTGATGGATACAGATTAGCTATTAGAAATGAATTTTTAGATACGGATATTGATATGGAAGTTGTTATACCAGGTAAAACTTTAAATGAAGTATCTAAAATATTAGAAGATGTTGATGATATTGTAGATATAACATTTACTAATAATCATATATTATTTAATTTAGAAAAAACAAAGATAATATCTAGATTACTAGAAGGTAAATTTATAAATTATAATTCATTATTACCACAAGAGCATAAATTATTAGTTAATATTAATAGACAAGAATTACAAAATGCCATAGAAAGAGCATCTTTAATGGCTAAAGACGGGAATACTAATTTAATAAAGTTAGATTTCCAGCAAGATAATTTAATAATAACATCCAATTCTCAATTGGGAAAAGTACGAGAAGAAATTTCAACTAAATTGCAAGGCGAGGGTATACAAATTGCATTTAATTCAAAATATCTGTTAGATGTACTTAAGAATGTGGAGGATGATGAAGTTATTATGAAAATGACTTCAGGGATAAGTCCATGCGTAATTGAAGAAAAAAATAATGAAAATGCTAAATATCTGGTTTTACCAGTTAGATTAATGAGATAGGAGGATAAATATTATTTTAATATTTATGCAATAAAATGAATAAAATAAAAATTAATACTGAAATTATAAAATTAGATGCTTTTCTAAAGTGGGCTGCTATTGTTAGTTCAGGTTCGGAAGCTAAACTTTACATACAAGATGGATTAGTGAAAGTTAATAATGAAATTTGCATTCAACGAGGAAAAAAATTAAAAGTTGGAGATATTGTAAATTTCAAAGATTCAGATTTTGAAATAGTATAGCGTAGTTATTAATAATAAAGTAAACTGTTATATAATAACTATGATATAATTATTATAGGTGTATTTTTTATGTATATTAAAAATATGATGTTGATTAATTATAGAAATTATGAAAAATTAACAATAGAATTAGGTAAAAATGTAAATGTATTTATAGGAGATAATGCTCAAGGTAAAACTAATATCGTTGAATCAATTTACTATGGTGCCTTTGCAAAGTCACATAGAACTTCAAAAGATAAAGAATTAATAAGTTGGAATAAGGATATGGCTTATATAAGCTTATTTATTGCAAAAAGTAGACTAGATAAAAAAATAGATATAAATATTTTAAGAGATGGAAAAAAGGCTATTAAAGTAAATAATATTAAAGTAAAAAAAATAGGAGAACTATTTGGAACATTCAATGTGGTTATGTTTTCACCAGAAGACTTAAAAGTTATTAAGGAAGCTCCTAACTTAAGAAGAAGATTGCTAGATATGGAATTATCTCAAGTAAATTCAAAATATTACTTTAATTTAGTTCAATATAATAAAGTCCTAAATGAAAGGAATATTCTATTAAAAAGTAGAAATTTCAATTCGGATGTGTTAGAAGTATATGATATACAATTAATTGAATATGCTGATTATATTATCTCAAAACGGTTAGAATATATAGATAGAATAAACTTTTATGGAAATGTAATCCACAATGAAATAACATCTGGTAAAGAAAAAATTGAGTTTAAATATAATAGTGCTGTTAATTTAAATGATTATAAACGTAATTATTTAAGGAAATTGCAAGACAATATTTTGAGAGATAGAGAAAGAGGATTAACTTCAGTAGGACCACACAGAGATGACTTTAATATTTTTATTAATGATATAGATACTAAGATATTTGGTTCTCAAGGACAGCAAAGGACAGCAATTTTAACTATGAAGTTTTCATCTCTAAAAATTATTAAAGAAATTACTGGAGAGTATCCTGTTTTATTATTAGACGATGTTCTTTCAGAACTTGATCTAAGTAGAAAAAGATACATATTGAGTACAATCAAAGATATACAGACAGTAATTACATGCACAGGAATTGATGATTTAGAAGATTATTTAGATAGTAAAGCTAAGATATTTAATGTATCGAATGGACAAATTTTAAATTGAAGGAGGAATATTTAGTGTTTTTGCATTTAGGTGAAAATGTTGTAGTTCCTATTAAAGACATTATTGGAATATTCGATTTACAAAATACAATGTATAGTTCTGATACAATACAATTTTTAAGATTAGCAGAAGAAGATGGATTTGTGCAAAGAATTACAGAAGAACAACCAAAATCTTTTATAATAGCGGAAGTTAATAATAAAAGTAAAGTATATCTTTCACCAATATCATCAACAACATTAACAAAAAGAACTGATATAGATTATAGTTCGTAATTAAAAAAAGTGAAAATTTTAATATTTATAAAGTTTAGGAGGATTCTGATTTGGAACAAAATAATAGAGAATATGATGAAAATCAGATACAAGTTCTTGAAGGATTAGAAGCAGTAAGAAAAAGACCAGGTATGTATATTGGAAGTACAAGTTCAAGAGGTCTTCATCATTTAGTTTATGAAATAGTTGATAATAGTATTGACGAGGCATTAGCTGGTTATTGTGATAAGATAGAAATTTATATTAACGAAGATAATTCAATTACAGCATATGATAATGGTAGAGGTATACCGGTAGGCATAAATGCTAAAATGGGAAAATCAAGCGTTGAAGTTATAATGACAATACTACATGCTGGAGGAAAATTCGGTGGTGGAGGATATAAAGTTTCAGGTGGATTACATGGAGTTGGTGCATCTGTAGTTAATGCTCTTTCAGAAGAATGTACTGTTACAGTAAAAAGGGAAGGTCACATTTGGCAACAAGATTATAGAAGAGGTAAAGTTGTTGAGGATCTTAAGATAATAGGTGACAGTGATGAAACTGGTACAAAGGTATATTTTAAACCAGATTCAGAAATATTTGAAGAGATAATATTTGATTTTGAAATTTTAGCTCAAAGGTTAAGAGAACTAGCATTTTTAAACAAAGGTATTTATATAAAGTTAATAGATAAAAGAACAGAAAAAGAAGAAGTATTTCACTATGAAGGTGGAATTAAATCATTTGTAAGTTACTTAAATAGAAATAAAGTATCTCTTCATGAAGAGCCAATGTATATAGAGGGGATAAAAGACAATATATCTGTTGAAATAGCATTGCAGTATAATGATGGATATACCGAAAATATTTTTTCATTTGCCAATAATATAGATACAGTTGAGGGTGGAACACACTTAGTTGGATTTAAAACAGCATTAACTAGAGTATTCAATGATTATGCTAAGAGATTTGGATATATAAAAGAAAATGATAAAAATTTTACTGGTGATGATGTAAGAGAAGGTCTTACAGCTGTAATATCTATTAAGATTGAAGAACCACAGTTTGAAGGGCAAACTAAGACAAAGCTAGGAAATAGTGAAGTTCGGGGAATTGTTGATTCATTTGTGGGAGAAAACATAGGTATGTTCTTAGAGGAAAATCCTAATATGGGTAGGATAATAATAGATAAGGCTTTAATGGCAGCTAGAGCTAGAGATGCAGCTAGAAAAGCAAGAGAATTAACAAGAAAATCAGTATTAGAGAGATCTGCATTACCTGGGAAATTAGCAGATTGTTCTTCAAAGGATCCTAAAGAATGTGAAATTTATATAGTCGAAGGTGATTCAGCGGGTGGATCTGCAAAACAAGGAAGAAATAGAAAATTCCAAGCTATTTTACCATTAAGAGGTAAAATACTAAATGTTGAAAAACAAAGATTAGATAGAATATTAAATTCAGATTCAATAAGAAATATGATTACTGCATTTGGTGGAGGAATAGGAAAAGATTTTGATGTTGAAAAGCTTAGATATAATAGAATTATACTTATGACAGATGCCGATGTTGATGGTGCTCACATAAGAACATTATTGTTAACATTCTTTTATAGATACATGAAAGAACTAATAGAAGATGGGCATGTGTTTATTGCACAACCACCATTATATAAGATTAGCAAAGGTAAAAGAGACATATATACTTATTCGGATGCTGAACTAGAAAAGGTATTACAAGAGATTGGTGGAAAAGATAATTCTACTGATATACAAAGATACAAAGGTCTTGGTGAAATGAATGCAAGTCAACTATGGGAAACAACAATGGATCCCGAGAATAGAATATTATTAAAGGTAAATATTGAGGAAGCAATGCTTGCTGATGAAATATTTACAATTTTAATGGGCGAAAAAGTTGAACCAAGAAGAGAATTTATAGAACAAAATGCTAAGAATGTTGTCAATTTAGATATTTAAAGCTAAATTATGAGGTGAAATACATGGATTTTAATCAAGGAAAAGTTAAAGAGGTAGATATTAAGGATGAAATGAAAAAGTGCTATATAGACTATGCAATGAGTGTTATAGTTGGTCGTGCATTGCCA is a window encoding:
- the dnaN gene encoding DNA polymerase III subunit beta, which encodes MIFTCEKQKILEGISIVQKAITGKSTLPILEGIYINTNKSTLTLIGSDMDLSIQTSVDATIIEEGNIVIDAKIFGEIIRKLPNATIKIETLENQIIKITCAKSVFDVVYMNTTEFPELPQINENLKISVNQNILKNMIKGTSFAIAQDETRPILQGILFEVKSKNLNLVALDGYRLAIRNEFLDTDIDMEVVIPGKTLNEVSKILEDVDDIVDITFTNNHILFNLEKTKIISRLLEGKFINYNSLLPQEHKLLVNINRQELQNAIERASLMAKDGNTNLIKLDFQQDNLIITSNSQLGKVREEISTKLQGEGIQIAFNSKYLLDVLKNVEDDEVIMKMTSGISPCVIEEKNNENAKYLVLPVRLMR
- a CDS encoding RNA-binding S4 domain-containing protein is translated as MNKIKINTEIIKLDAFLKWAAIVSSGSEAKLYIQDGLVKVNNEICIQRGKKLKVGDIVNFKDSDFEIV
- the recF gene encoding DNA replication/repair protein RecF (All proteins in this family for which functions are known are DNA-binding proteins that assist the filamentation of RecA onto DNA for the initiation of recombination or recombinational repair.), whose protein sequence is MYIKNMMLINYRNYEKLTIELGKNVNVFIGDNAQGKTNIVESIYYGAFAKSHRTSKDKELISWNKDMAYISLFIAKSRLDKKIDINILRDGKKAIKVNNIKVKKIGELFGTFNVVMFSPEDLKVIKEAPNLRRRLLDMELSQVNSKYYFNLVQYNKVLNERNILLKSRNFNSDVLEVYDIQLIEYADYIISKRLEYIDRINFYGNVIHNEITSGKEKIEFKYNSAVNLNDYKRNYLRKLQDNILRDRERGLTSVGPHRDDFNIFINDIDTKIFGSQGQQRTAILTMKFSSLKIIKEITGEYPVLLLDDVLSELDLSRKRYILSTIKDIQTVITCTGIDDLEDYLDSKAKIFNVSNGQILN
- the remB gene encoding extracellular matrix regulator RemB: MFLHLGENVVVPIKDIIGIFDLQNTMYSSDTIQFLRLAEEDGFVQRITEEQPKSFIIAEVNNKSKVYLSPISSTTLTKRTDIDYSS
- the gyrB gene encoding DNA topoisomerase (ATP-hydrolyzing) subunit B codes for the protein MEQNNREYDENQIQVLEGLEAVRKRPGMYIGSTSSRGLHHLVYEIVDNSIDEALAGYCDKIEIYINEDNSITAYDNGRGIPVGINAKMGKSSVEVIMTILHAGGKFGGGGYKVSGGLHGVGASVVNALSEECTVTVKREGHIWQQDYRRGKVVEDLKIIGDSDETGTKVYFKPDSEIFEEIIFDFEILAQRLRELAFLNKGIYIKLIDKRTEKEEVFHYEGGIKSFVSYLNRNKVSLHEEPMYIEGIKDNISVEIALQYNDGYTENIFSFANNIDTVEGGTHLVGFKTALTRVFNDYAKRFGYIKENDKNFTGDDVREGLTAVISIKIEEPQFEGQTKTKLGNSEVRGIVDSFVGENIGMFLEENPNMGRIIIDKALMAARARDAARKARELTRKSVLERSALPGKLADCSSKDPKECEIYIVEGDSAGGSAKQGRNRKFQAILPLRGKILNVEKQRLDRILNSDSIRNMITAFGGGIGKDFDVEKLRYNRIILMTDADVDGAHIRTLLLTFFYRYMKELIEDGHVFIAQPPLYKISKGKRDIYTYSDAELEKVLQEIGGKDNSTDIQRYKGLGEMNASQLWETTMDPENRILLKVNIEEAMLADEIFTILMGEKVEPRREFIEQNAKNVVNLDI